Proteins co-encoded in one Saccharomyces mikatae IFO 1815 strain IFO1815 genome assembly, chromosome: 14 genomic window:
- the RPC19 gene encoding DNA-directed RNA polymerase core subunit RPC19 (similar to Saccharomyces cerevisiae RPC19 (YNL113W); ancestral locus Anc_2.163) has product MTEDIEHKKISTEVTPQEPKRIQEEEDQDVDMTGDEEQEEEPDREKIKLLTQATSEDGTSASFQIVEEDHTLGNALRYIIMKNPDVEFCGYSIPHPSENLLNIRIQTYGESTAVDALQKGLKDLMDLCDVVESKFTEKIKNM; this is encoded by the coding sequence ATGACGGAAGATATTGAACATAAAAAGATTTCTACAGAGGTGACGCCACAAGAACCTAAACGtattcaagaagaagaagatcaGGATGTTGATATGACTGGTGACGAAGAACAGGAAGAGGAACCagatagagaaaaaatcaaactcCTCACACAGGCCACATCTGAAGATGGTACTAGcgcttcttttcaaatcgtAGAAGAGGATCACACACTAGGTAATGCCCTACGTTACattataatgaaaaatccaGACGTAGAATTCTGTGGTTACTCAATACCTCATCCTTCTGAAAACCTCTTGAATATTAGAATTCAAACCTACGGCGAATCAACTGCTGTGGATGCTCTTCAAAAGGGACTAAAGGACTTGATGGATTTATGTGATGTTGTGGAATCCAAATTTACtgaaaagatcaaaaacATGTAG
- the NOP15 gene encoding rRNA-binding ribosome biosynthesis protein NOP15 (similar to Saccharomyces cerevisiae NOP15 (YNL110C); ancestral locus Anc_2.167) — protein sequence MVKSAKKTSTKEAVIRKSTEEESIQEKETLQMESSSSSSDEENEKDEDEIEGLAASDDEQDGTHKIKKLNPKKQVDEKKSKDKKKLDGYSGIIYVSRLPHGFHEKELSKYFAQFGDLREVRLARNKKTGNSRHYGFLEFVNKEDALVAQESMNNYLLMGHLLQVRLLPKGAKIEKLYKYKKRVLVEKSVTKPVKQLKENMKQKHEERINKLVESGIEFKW from the coding sequence ATGGTAAAGTCAGCGAAGAAAACTTCTACCAAGGAAGCAGTAATCAGAAAATCcactgaagaagaatctaTACAGGAGAAAGAAACGTTACAGATGGAATCATCCTCTAGTAGTTCAGACgaggaaaatgaaaaagatgaagacgaaaTTGAAGGTTTAGCTGCCTCTGATGACGAACAGGACGGTACCCATAAGATCAAAAAGTTGAATCCTAAGAAGCaagttgatgaaaaaaagtcaaaagacaaaaagaaactcGATGGGTACTCCGGCATTATTTATGTGAGTAGACTACCACATGGTTTCCATGAAAAGGAACTGAGTAAATATTTTGCCCAATTCGGGGACTTGAGGGAAGTGAGATTAGCACGTAATAAGAAAACGGGTAATTCAAGACATTATGGCTTTTTAGAATTCGTCAACAAAGAAGATGCATTGGTTGCCCAAGAATCTATGAACAATTACTTATTGATGGGCCATCTATTGCAAGTGCGCTTATTACCAAAAGGGGCCAAAATTGAGAAATTATACAAATACAAGAAGAGAGTTCTAGTAGAGAAAAGTGTTACTAAGCCAGTAAAACAATTAAAGGAAAACATGAAGCAAAAGCACGAGGAAAGGATAAATAAACTAGTTGAGTCGGGCATTGAATTCAAATGGTGA
- the YAF9 gene encoding YEATS domain-containing protein YAF9 (similar to Saccharomyces cerevisiae YAF9 (YNL107W); ancestral locus Anc_2.170): MAPTVSKRIKTLSVSRPIIYGNTAKKMGSVKPPNAPAEHTHLWTIFVRGPQNEDISYFIKKVVYKLHDTYPNPVRSIEAPPFELTETGWGEFDINIKIYFVEEANEKVLNFYHRLRLHPYINPLSNSTNGNEQDTTNHNGKDAEVSSVYFDEIVFNEPNEDFFRILMSRPGNVLPSNKTDSCVYSKQLEQEEIDRIKIGIVKVDKEIDELKQKLENLVKQEAIDGS; encoded by the coding sequence ATGGCTCCAACAGTAAGCAAACGAATCAAAACTCTATCCGTAAGCAGACCAATAATATATGGCAATACGGCTAAAAAGATGGGTAGCGTTAAACCACCTAATGCTCCTGCTGAACATACTCATTTATGGACAATTTTTGTTAGAGGCCCACAAAATGAAGACATATCTTACTTCATCAAGAAGGTCGTATATAAACTCCATGATACCTATCCAAACCCTGTAAGGTCCATAGAAGCTCCTCCATTCGAACTGACTGAAACAGGGTGGGGTGAGTTTGATATAAACATCAAGATTTACTTTGTGGAGGAGGCTAATGAGAAAGTCCTAAACTTCTACCATCGGTTACGACTTCATCCTTATATAAATCCTTTATCAAATTCCACCAATGGAAATGAACAGGATACAACAAACCATAACGGTAAAGATGCAGAAGTTAGCTCTGTTTactttgatgaaattgtaTTTAATGAGCCaaatgaagatttttttagaattttAATGAGCCGACCAGGAAATGTTTTACCTTCAAACAAAACCGATAGTTGCGTATACTCCAAACAATTAGAACAGGAAGAAATTGACAGAATAAAGATTGGTATAGTAAAAGTTGATAAGGAAATAGATGAATTGAAGCAAAAGCTAGAAAACTTAGTAAAGCAAGAAGCCATTGATGGAAGTTAG
- the DBP2 gene encoding DEAD-box ATP-dependent RNA helicase DBP2 (similar to Saccharomyces cerevisiae DBP2 (YNL112W); ancestral locus Anc_2.164), giving the protein MTYGGRDQQYNKTNYNSRGGDFRGGRNSDRNSYNDRPQGGNFRGGFGGRSNYNQPQELIKPNWDEELPNLPTFEKNFYVEHETVRNRSESEIAQFRKENEMTISGHDIPKPITTFDEAGFPDYVLSEVKAEGFDKPTGIQCQGWPMALSGRDMVGIAATGSGKTLSYCLPGIVHINAQPLLAPGDGPIVLVLAPTRELAVQIQTECSKFGHSSRIRNTCVYGGVPKSQQIRDLSRGSEIVIATPGRLIDMLEIGKTNLKRVTYLVLDEADRMLDMGFEPQIRKIVDQIRPDRQTLMWSATWPKEVKQLAADYLNDPIQVQVGSLELSASHNITQIVEVVSDFEKRDRLNKYLETASQDNEYKTLVFASTKRMCDDITKYLREDGWPALAIHGDKDQRERDWVLQEFRNGRSPIMVATDVAARGIDVKGINYVINYDMPGNIEDYVHRIGRTGRAGATGTAISFFTEQNKGLGAKLISIMREANQNIPPELLKYDRRSYGGGHPRYGGGRGGRGGYGRRGGYGGGRGGYGGNNRQRDGGWGNRGRSNY; this is encoded by the exons ATGACTTACGGTGGTAGAGATCAACAATACAATAAGACTAATTACAACTCTAGGGGTGGTGACTTCCGCGGTGGGAGAAACTCTGACAGAAACTCTTACAACGACAGACCCCAAGGCGGTAACTTTCGTGGTGGTTTCGGTGGTCGTTCCAACTATAACCAGCCACAAGAATTAATAAAACCAAACTGGGATGAAGAATTACCAAATTTGCCAACTTTcgaaaagaatttctatGTCGAACACGAAACTGTTCGCAATAGATCCGAGAGTGAGATTGCTCAGTTtagaaaggaaaatgaaatgaCTATTTCCGGTCATGACATTCCAAAGCCAATCACTACTTTTGATGAAGCCGGTTTCCCGGACTACGTTTTGAGTGAAGTTAAAGCTGAAGGTTTTGACAAGCCAACTGGTATCCAATGTCAAGGTTGGCCTATGGCTTTGTCTGGTAGGGATATGGTTGGTATTGCTGCCACTGGTTCCGGTAAGACTTTATCGTACTGTTTACCAGGTATTGTTCATATAAATGCTCAACCATTGTTGGCTCCAGGTGATGGTCCAATTGTTTTGGTTTTAGCTCCAACAAGAGAGCTGGCTgttcaaattcaaacaGAATGTTCTAAGTTTGGTCATAGTTCTAGAATAAGAAACACTTGTGTGTATGGTGGTGTTCCAAAAAGTCAACAAATCAGAGACTTATCTCGTGGTTCTGAAATTGTTATTGCTACTCCAGGTAGATTAATTGATATGCTAGAAATTGGTAAGACTAATTTGAAGAGAGTCACTTACTTGGTTCTTGATGAAGCTGATAGAATGTTGGATATGGGGTTTGAACCTCAAATCAGAAAGATTGTTGATCAAATTAGACCTGATAGACAAACTTTAATGTGGTCCGCCACTTGGCCAAAGGAAGTGAAGCAGTTGGCTGCGGACTATTTGAACGATCCAATTCAAGTTCAAGTTGGTTCTTTAGAACTATCTGCTTCTCATAACATTACTCAAATCGTAGAAGTTGTGTCCGACTTCGAAAAGAGAGATCGTTTGAACAAGTATTTGGAAACTGCCTCTCAAGATAATGAATACAAGACATTAGTCTTCGCATCTACTAAGAGAATGTGTGATGATATCACCAAGTACCTGAGGGAAGATGGATGGCCAGCTTTGGCTATTCATGGTGACAAAGACCAAAGAGAACGTGACTGGGTTTTACAGGAATTCAGAAATGGTAGATCACCAATTATGGTTGCCACAGACGTGGCTGCCAGAGGTATCG ATGTCAAAGGTATTAATTACGTTATCAACTACGACATGCCTGGTAACATTGAAGATTACGTTCACAGAATTGGTAGAACCGGTAGAGCAGGTGCTACTGGTACTgctatttctttctttactGAACAGAACAAAGGGTTAGGTGCAAAGTTAATTTCTATTATGAGAGAAGCGAATCAAAATATTCCTCCTGAATTATTGAAATACGACAGAAGATCTTATGGCGGCGGTCACCCAAGATACGGTGGTGGCCGCGGTGGCCGCGGTGGTTACGGCCGTAGAGGCGGTTATGGTGGTGGCCGTGGTGGTTACGGTGGTAACAATAGACAGAGAGATGGCGGCTGGGGTAACAGAGGTCGTTCAAACTATTAA
- the SMKI14G2110 gene encoding uncharacterized protein (similar to Saccharomyces cerevisiae YNL108C and TFC7 (YOR110W); ancestral locus Anc_2.169), with protein sequence MAIENIYIARHGYRSNWLPKGPYPPPPTGIDNDVPLSEHGVDQAHELANYISKLNAKPEIIFSSPFYRCLETSQPTVEILKTPLYVDRGVGEWYKPDRSIIPEPATHEVMSKFFPAMINPDWEPSIIPSNKGETEEDIFERCRKFWPVFIERVERKFPDVKTIMIVTHAATKSALGMNLLKFSSAKEPIDDKGTFIRNGSCAIDKFELIKTREEITPFKEREWKLTMNGNTSFLTNGEEMNWTFMNAFEAGSDADIEARRAAKSGKLKME encoded by the coding sequence ATGGCTATCGAAAATATTTACATAGCCAGACATGGTTACAGATCAAACTGGCTACCAAAGGGGCCATATCCACCGCCTCCCACTGGCATTGACAACGATGTCCCACTTTCAGAACATGGCGTTGATCAAGCACACGAATTGGCAAATTATATTTCTAAACTAAATGCCAAACCTGAAATAATCTTCAGTTCCCCATTTTATCGCTGTTTAGAAACCAGTCAACCCACAGTGGAGATATTAAAAACTCCATTATATGTCGATCGCGGTGTTGGAGAATGGTATAAACCTGACAGGTCCATTATCCCGGAACCAGCTACACATGAAGTTATGAGTAAGTTTTTTCCAGCCATGATCAACCCAGATTGGGAACCCAGTATTATTCCTAGTAACAAAGGTGAAACCGAAGAAGATATTTTCGAGAGGTGTCGTAAGTTTTGGCCTGTCTTTATTGAAAGagtagaaagaaaatttccaGATGTTAAGACCATTATGATCGTTACACATGCTGCGACCAAATCAGCTCTTGGTATGAACTTACTAAAATTTTCCAGCGCAAAAGAGCCTATTGATGACAAAGGCACTTTTATAAGGAATGGAAGTTGTGctattgataaatttgaGTTAATAAAGAcaagagaagaaatcacTCCATTTAAGGAAAGAGAGTGGAAACTTACAATGAATGGTAATACTTCCTTTTTAACTAATGgagaagaaatgaattGGACGTTCATGAATGCCTTTGAAGCAGGTTCAGACGCCGATATTGAAGCCAGAAGAGCGGCTAAAAGCggaaaattaaaaatggaataa
- the CYB5 gene encoding Cyb5p (similar to Saccharomyces cerevisiae CYB5 (YNL111C); ancestral locus Anc_2.166), whose protein sequence is MPKVYSYQEVAEHNGPENFWIIIDDKVYDVSKFKDEHPGGDEIIMDLGGQDATESFVDIGHSDEALRLLKGLYIGDVDKTSERVSVETTSTSENQSKGSGTLVVILAILMLGVAYYLLNE, encoded by the coding sequence ATGCCTAAAGTTTACAGTTATCAAGAAGTCGCAGAACACAACGGTCCAGAAAATTTCTGGATTATCATCGACGACAAAGTTTATGATGTTTCGAAATTCAAAGATGAACATCCAGGTGGTGATGAAATTATAATGGATTTGGGTGGCCAAGACGCTACAGAAAGTTTTGTCGATATCGGTCATTCTGACGAAGCATTGAGACTACTTAAAGGTCTTTACATTGGTGACGTTGATAAGACCAGTGAGCGCGTCTCTGTAGAGACGACATCTACCTCTGAAAATCAAAGTAAAGGTAGCGGTACATTGGTTGTCATTTTGGCCATTTTAATGCTAGGTGTTGCTTATTATTTGTTGAACGAGTAA